tctaacttcatctctgtttggatcctaatgaatgaactgggctagctaagtgctatcaaagtagcgccgtgcgccagaaccagtgagtgcacgcattgaaacgtgagtggtatatcaactcgtcttagttaagggaataacgtagtttaatatggaaaaacggtgaagtgttcctttaaggtcaatttcaaacgattttatattcctttaGTCAAcgttagcatggggtgccaacaatttcagccatgaatacttagcctacacacatttacactttcATACACATGTTTTATGCCacatattaggcctattcccttttggaatttattttgtattcTTTTATTGACACACCTCATACTTACTACAGTACTTGAAACTGAAACAACAAGGGCACACTCACACTAAGGTCCCCTGCACCGGACCCGGGTTCCTTTGGTCTGATGGTTCGGTTCGTTTTGATGATGTGAACGCAACTGTACCGAAACTGGAATGCTAAACCTGGAACCGCTAGAATgctggagcaggttgctaagcacATGTTCTAAAGAATCAAAAGAATCTAAAGAATCTCTAactttgtcttcttcattggATACTGTTGTCCGTTTTTGCAAAGGTCTCGTAATAGCCTGATAACATGTCTGGAAAGGGCACTTTGTGGTCAGTGGATGAGGTGCGTTATTTAATAgatgtgtggggagaggagcaTATTATTAAGTCGATGATGGAAAACACCCATAAAAATACTGAGGTAGGCCTATTCAGTATTTTCAGCGAGAGGCTGACGGAAAAAGGTTTAATCAAATCAACTTGTGTCCGACCAAAGTCAAAAAGCTCAGGCAGAAATACTTGCAGACACGGGACACCCTCCGGAGATCGGGAAGCTCATTCAAAGCAAAAGAGCGTTTTATGTGATATGACAAGCTAGATGCCATTTTAGGGTCAAGACCCACCAGTGACCCCCAGCACCTACTGGAGTCATCGCAGCTAATGTTATGCTCAGAAGCTCAGAGGCTAACATTACCACAGCATCCTTGGAGCCTGACGATCTCGCAGACGGCGAGACACCAAGTAAGTAGATGCTTGTAGCGTAATAATGGTGTTGTGTCTCAGCAGAAAAAGCAGGCGGATCAGATTTGTTGCTCTTCCCTAATAGTTCTATTTCCTGACCCATGCAGGCAAATCAAACTGCTTCATCCACAACCATCATCTCAGAGTTATCATCAGTCAAACACAACGCAGCCTGTAACTCAAAGAGACcctatgggtcattccacgccaaatcaaccagagcccacgcacttgcgtctcaaaaaaatctgaaaaaaaaaccatgtgtgcctatgttacccaggagacactctgtaaaatgtttttgtgctaagatcaatacttttcaagtaacagccagttttacagggggaggggggtgtcaaatttgttctacctcttttttttgtcaaagttcacaagctcattgctcaagaactagaatctgcaggaggctcaaattttgcaggctggtgcataaataggaatagtgtgcagtaaaatcaccacgagtagtctggatgatcctgcatggtcatagcagtccctcaaagttgatcaaaattttattggagttcttggctgggctctgtttaggcttacagaagacatatttttactcaacataggctcttgattttttttctcttattgagatcagtagaaacactctccgaaaaagcaatgaagagaaaagaaaatccatcagggactgaacagcagacctcacaagtttgaaaaataattttggatctcatattcagagcaccctaacaccttgtgggaatatacaaagatttttaaaatatttttttcgttaatctgcattacctcttctttttaaaaacaccaatttgacttgtcttatgcgaatctttctttttcattttccaccctaaacatggacaaaatgcaccattgagatcaatatgttttgtccccacccggcaatttcagtgattcagtgattttagtggcacctagtggttactctatacaaaacaaatctctcaatagatctctatggtacattttgcccttgttcagggtgggaaatgaaaaagaaagatttgcataagacaagtcaaattggtgtttttaaaaagaagaggtaatgcagattatagaaaaaaatataaaaaaaatctttgtatattcccacaaggtgttagggtgctctgaatatgagatccaaaattatttttcaaacttgtgaggtctgctgttcagtccctgatgggttttcttttctcttcattggtttttcggagagtgtttctacttatctcaataagaaaaaaaacccaagagtctatgttgagtaaaaatgtgtcttctgaaggcctaaacagaacccagcaaaaaactccaataacattttgatcaactttgagggactgctatgaccatgcaggaccatccagactactcgtggtgattttactgcatactattcctatttatgcaccagcctgcaaaatttgagcctcctacagattctagttcttgagcaatgagcttgtgaactttgacaaaaaaaagaggcagaacaaatttgacacccccctccccctgtaaaactggctgttacttgaaaagtattgatcttagcacaaaaaacattttacagagtgtctcctgggtaacataggcacacatggtatttttttcagatttttttgagacgcaagtgtgtgggctctggttgatttggcgtggaatgacccctatgcaactttttcatagtcataaaatcgctcagaaatcgttgttttgcttgactgaccagtttcatcgaaaacagtaatatttcctcccgcccccagtgtccctatccgctattgcaaccttgcagtttctgcaggagacgatcgctcattgtttacatctggaagtctgagacgcgtaaggaacaagaagaaccacgtttgcaatttatatatttatatatagcctattataaatatacacgctaaagctgtcggggaagctctgcagagaaatatgcaagcataaaacgagcgaagaCGAAacacgaaaccgaaaccagagatgaaatcgccaatcctgcatagttcctctttaacttaCTATAaacttgtaatgtaatgtttatttatgtcaTTGTAAGTTACTTTGAACAAAAGTGTCAACTAAGAACCATAAACATAATGTCACTGCAGCATATCCACTGCTAAGGACATGACAAGTTGTGAGTACAGCGAGACAGTTGAAAAGTGTAACTCTTGGTAGGCTACTACTGGCCTCTACTGGCTATCCAGGCAAATTACATTTGACATCCTGAAAATGTCAGCAGTAACAACATGAAAATTCCATACTTACAAGTTTCATTAGACCAAGTCCTGCTCCAATGTTAATTAAGGTGGGGACGATATTGAACTTCCCTGCCTATGGGAATAAGTAAACCAGTGTGATCAATCTGGATCAGTGTtaactaggcctacatcacaacagaaaaacaacaaacattttTGTCATACCTTTCCATTGACCATGATATCAAAACGAATTCCATACACCTTAAACAAAGTCCTGTAGGTCTGTCCGTCAGCATTCTTGTAATAGCGGGAATATCTGTAGAGGCAATCAGGGATACTGTTAATATCTACAGGACACAGGGCAATAACTCAGGACTGACTGaaaggacacaaacacagtggCCTGAGCCTTGCCTGAGTCAGGCTGGAGGCTCTACCTGAAGTTGTAGCCTGACGTGATGGAGCTGACAGAGGTGCTCACATCCAGACGGGTGAAGCTGTATCTGGGTTGGCAGTGTGACGATCCTTTGTCAAGATCGCAGTTCCAGTTGATCAGGATCCCAACTGTCCCGCCCTGCaatgacatgcagttgtgttggtCAGTGGTACAGAAAAAGGCTGCTGTGTGTTTAACAAATCACTGCCAATGAACACAATCATAATATGAACACATGACCTAAATCTGCATCACaacatctgtgcgtgtgtgtgtgtgtctgagagtgcaCTACCACCGAATGGGTTAAatcctttatttggacaggacagtgaaggcAGGAGGGgcgaagcaagtgggagagagagagacagggtgggaTTGGGACATGACCACAGGTAGGACTGGAACCTGGGTCCTCATGGATGCTCGGATCTGTTTATGGTATGGATGCTGTAGCCTGCCACAGTGCACCCTGACCTTTCAATTTCTTACTTGTTGTGGCCCATAACACGCTATCGAGTTCAGCTCATGATAAATGGGGGCAAAAATAAAAGTGTTGCGTTTACAAATTTGTGTgttcagtgtacagtatattataggCCTAATATTAGTTTATTTTCATTGGGCTACTGATTGGattgacattattgtttattattgctattctccttaatgtagtcttaccaatattttaaattgttcactgttcatTTTTAACCATtatattgcttttatttgtatgttgctttggacacaTCTTATAACTGTAACCATAAATATTCACTCTATGTAATGAATTTAGAATATACTAAAGattcactttttaaaataaattaggCTACTAGAAAAAATACTTTTTCACAATAGAATAGTCACAAAATATTGTACTCACTGTTTTAGCCATGTCTTGAAACTTGTGTCCAGTTTTGTTGATAATGTCCCCCACACGGAAGATGGGACAGTAGGGATGGGCTGCCTCATCATAGATGCACTTCTTTAAATAATTGTCGTCGTTTGTCTCAAGAATATTTGATCTGGAATCAGCAAAGGCCTCAAAACAAGCTGCATCCAGCAATTTTTACTGCATCATATCCCTAACAAGATTACAATACTGCATTCTCTCCTCCGAGATGACCAAACATTTTACTTACTTTGAGAAGCTGAATTTGGGAAATCTGATGAAGTTCTTGATGTAGATGGTAAAGTTTTCAGCTTTTCCTAAGAGAGGCACACTGACATGAAGAGGTTGATGACAATTTTACCAAATTTGACTCATACTCTCTCTAAATGTGGTCTGTTTTAGTGATGTTGTGTAAACAGATGGAAGCTCTTAGTGATGTAGTCTTTCTGGcattattgatttatttacaaAGGAAACATAATTTGTGTATTAAATAGGGCTGTCCATCGAtaaaaaatgtaatctaattaatgatatactctgtgattaattcatCTTTTTAATCGCATTGGCCTATATAATTTTTGCTGTGAAAGTATTTTAAAGTATTTTAAAGTATTGTAAAGAATAattgaataatcagcattagtgacattaaagtTAAAAAACTCTTTTATTATTACTTTCACTGCTCAAATAATGGCCATAACAATCTATAATATGACCtaatatgctgaggaaataAATGCAAAAGTGCTGAGGGAAGAAGTTTTTTTTCCACATACAAGGCATTTCAGGCCACAGTTATAACATAGGGggcacaatgaaaataaattaacaCTCCtgtcaatgtcaacactatttctttgcattgATGTGGTACTTTGGAGTTGTCAAACTCCAGTGATGTGCAAAttccttgctgcagacattgcagaggactttatGTTAATCAACACTTTATTATCAACACCATCAGGCCgttttttaaaagtaaatgttccaatcagtgataggcagcacattctcttctctctccttcattttacagtctaatggttactgactagaacgGCTCCAGGTTAAAGGTCATAAGGAATAgattaatctgcgttattttttttaatcaataatCTTTTTTAAATCAGTTATTTTTTCTCAAATTACTTAATAGAAATGAATCAGTTAATTTGACAGCCCTGGTATCAAAGTGTTCAGTGAAAGCAAGTGTTGCGGTAAAGAGTGGGCTCTCACTGGGGTTCCTGACTCCTCTCAACTGGACACCAGCCATATATTTCACATGTCCCAGTTCCCGTGTCATTTTCACTCTTCAAGCATCGACCAGTCTTTATCCCTACAATATACAGAAAGACTTTCACTAAAGTAGACAATAATTCAGTTGACAATTGTATGCGTCTCCATTCTTTCTGTAATCACTTAAAGAATTTAGTCAAAGTACTGTACAATAAATATAGCACAAAGGTcagcccattcacacacaccaaacatccCAAAGGTGTAAtactcatttcctgtttatgtAAGAAGTCGTTGTTCATATCCCTTGACTAACCCAGTTAATTTAGACTGAACTGATGAACTGCActcattagcctactgtatgtggtgctTACTAAGTCATACCATGACCAGCTGTAACTGCCTCTCCAAGTTGGCAGCCATCATGATCATGACAGAGGCCATCAGGAACTTTAATGCTCTACaagaataacaaaaacaataacaaaaagaaCATTGAAAGGATGCATCCCAACTTTACATTGTCTTGGCAGGACTGTGGCTTCAGGACACCATGAACAAATTAcagagtgaaactgaaagtgcaagagtgaggatattactgcgccgagtctaagtgctcccaattgttattccgccacacaatatagttatccctcttacctgcttagaaatgcaccacgttttatttggtctcaccatacttggtcgtgtgactacttgtgtaactgtgtcttaatagggaaaacatggaggcgtttggtcgcttctaacttcatctctgtttggatcctaatgaatgaactgggctagctaagtgctatcaaagaagcggcgcgcgccagagccagtgagtgcacgcattgaaacatgagaggtatgtatcaacttgtcttagttaAGCGAATAacgtttaatatgaaaaaacggtgaagtgaaGTCAAAATATTGGTAACGGTTAGACTGGATAAACCCAGCCTGACTGGATTTCGCCCTTAAGTtcagactggaaacctgcacatttattctTTTCCACGTTTGCTGTAACCTATCACAatctggcttatccaccaggcgcaccggatcgttggtctaattggttgaaggactaccAAATGCGTACAGAAGGACATCCAAATGCgtaatttgaactatgcccattgaccaTGCCTTCTGTGCAGTagacagcgcagactccccagactaatgttcaatctcaaaagattgagtttagtcgGGTGATAGCTAGGGtaggtacagtaatttcctgtgtattagctccATATGTACCatccgcaggacagtgttttatgcaagttaaaagaaacaaaaccatattacatcaccaccaccacatctgCAATAAATAAGGTAAAACCAGCTTGATGACGTGTTAATTGTTAATCCTCAgttaacatgtacagtatcccATTAAGATCCATAACACCGTAGTAAAGTGCGTCCGTAGGCCGTAGTTTGCCCATCTCTGGTCTTACTGTAAGAGAGGCACTTAATTACCTCTGGACAGTTTCCTAGTTTCTGATTTGGTGTTTCTATGAAATCAGTTGTGATGAAAAGACTTGCTTCTCCCTGCAAAGACAAAAATGAAGAAAACATCTCACTACAATATTATGCATTGCAATATCTAAATGTTGGACATGTGATGTGATCAAATAAATAGCAGTAATGGGTCCAACGGGCTACATCTCAACAGAGGTACACCACAAGCTTGGACTCACATGAGGTGGGATAACGTAGTCCTCTGGTCCCCACAGACTGAGTCCTGTGTCGCTGGAATTGGTCAATACAACCCCTTTCACTTTGGTGATCACAGAGCTTTGTATGGACTCCTCTCTAGCTTGATAACCCTTATTCATTACAAAAACCCACCTATGCAAAAGACAACAGAAGACAAATGtacaaaatgtagcctatgcgTCACCTCATTCTCTGCCTGATACAAGCCTTGATATTTAGCATACTTGTTTATGCTATTGCTATTATGCAAAAGACAACAGTAGACAAATGTACAAGACGCGCTATACCCAAAGAGTGAGTAATGAGAAAACGCAGGACATCAATGATACCTCACCTCATTCTCTGCCTACAAGTCTTGATATCTTTATATTATGCGAAGTCTGTTGTACAGAAAACAACCGAGATAATGTGGCACCTGCCCTATCAATCTCTGAATGTCTACAGACAGCCTATACATCCCTGATACAGATCAAATTGATTTATGGTCTACAGGGCAAGCGTAAATATTTGACCAAAGAGCAAATTTGAGATGTTAAATACTGTACAAATCTATCAACTGCAGCAGGCAGAATGTGACTTACCCAATTAAGTATCCGATGACAGACAGCCTAAAAACTTGATATAATATGGCAACTGTCTTATTTTCTGCAACAGCAAACTTTCCCGTTTTATAAGTCGGCATTAATGCAGcagagagacatttctttaatgtTGACATCTTGGTGATGGAATTGCAATAAGGTAGGCACACACCAAATGGAGCACTAACATTTAGGCTAAATCAAAATGAAAGAGGCGACTACGATGAATACACGAATAACATTATGGGTATCAATCTGTTGTTTTTATGCCCCCGCCCCGTCTCCATTCATTAATCATTGACCTGTATAGTCAAGTCAAATTCATTATCCTACGGAGGGTGGTCGTTAACTTGTTAAGTTGTAGCCAGGTGTTAAAACAAAACCAATGACACAACACGTTAATGAATAACAACGAAGACAGCATTACAACACTATAGACAAGAACCAGTACATTAAATAAAAGACAGTACAAGATCACTCCATGGAGAGGCCAAGATAAGCAATAGTACAGTGTGCAAGAAGAGCAGAGAGTGCAATATAGTGACATAATTTGAGCAAATTCAGCATGTTAATACTGTAGCAAtacatacagcgccctccacaattattggcacccctggttaagatgtgttctttagcttctgataaattctttttttttccaaataatataggaccacaatgaaaaaaagtgtaaaatccaacctttaatacaagtgcatttatttagaaggaaaaaaatcccacattaagaaataattattttacatcaaatcatgtgtgccacaattattggcacccctgatgtaaatgctttgtacaacccccttttgctaataaaacagcacctaatcttgttttataatgtttcacaagattagagaaaacagaaagagggatcttcgaccattcctctttgcacaaaatctccaaatcatccaacgacctgggttctctcctctgcactctcctcttcaactcaccacacaggttttcaatggggttgaggtctgggaactgagatggccatggtaggagcttgatacggtgtctggtgaaccatttctgtgtagacttggccatatgtttagggtcattatcttgctgaaagaccaagtgacgatccatcttcagctttcgggcacaggccaccagattttgatttaaaatgtcctggtatttcaaagcatttatgatgccatgcaccctaacaaggttcccaggccctttggaagagaaacatgcccacagcatcaccgatcctcccccatacttcacagtgggcatgaggtgctgttctgcatactcatctttttgttacgccagacccacttagagtgtttgttgccaaaaagctctaactttgtctcatctgaccaaagcacacggtcccagttgaaggcccagtaccgctccagacgtttgtgcttatgattttgagtgagaaaggttgttttccctgcatgcctcccaaacaacttgttggcatgtagatagtgcctgatggttgttttggagactttgtgaccccaagatgcaaccatttgatgcaattctgtaacagtgagttttggagatttttttatttctcttaccatcctcctcactgtgcgtggtggcaaaataaacatgcgtcctcttccaggcttgtttaccactgttccagttgttttaaacttcttaatgattcctctgaccatagatatgggcaggtgtgcgagtggctattttcttatagccattgccttacttgtgaaggtcgacacacatctgcctttcttgaacagtgtgttcctttgtctttcccatgttgaagagaaatggcctctgtgtcacgtcatattgatagcccagggaaacaggatgttaagaattactaattaaatgttcctacatactctgattgactttgtaaactactgtagaaatgacagaaatgacagaaatactttaattacatttatttcctaggaattgttaggggtgccaataattgtggaacaggtgattttatgaagaataattatttcttaatgtgggatttatttccttctaaataaatgcacttgtattaaaggttggattttacgctttttttttcattgtggtcctatattatttgaaatgaatttattagaagctaaagaacacatcttaaccaggggtgccaataattgtggagggcgctgtacatAGCAAAATTGGTAACATTTAGTCCTATGTTTGGGAACTCTATACCTTTTGAGGGTAGAAGGACACACTCTAGAGAGGGTGGTCAAAACAGTCCAAAATGGCCAGAGCCTTCCTAAGGACATGACAGTCATATAagtcatagggtgcctctcaacctctctcctccaggctcgttcccactgatctttaACACTGGATTGACTATCccactgttgccgccccatcattctttatctagatcagtaggaacgaggaccgaggaaggaagggaggatgtataaatagacgaatgagaggcacccattgagtGGAGACTGATGTCCCTTTTCCACCGACTGTACACGGTTCGGTATAGTGCGGCACTACACGGCACGCCACGGCACCAGTAGGCATTATCATATcccacatcttaaataagcccattcatttttaaaatgactgtagtcatgaagtttgaataatagtcaGTTTGTCAACAGtcaag
The Sardina pilchardus chromosome 13, fSarPil1.1, whole genome shotgun sequence genome window above contains:
- the LOC134099142 gene encoding P2X purinoceptor 5-like, coding for MPTYKTGKFAVAENKTVAILYQVFRLSVIGYLIGWVFVMNKGYQAREESIQSSVITKVKGVVLTNSSDTGLSLWGPEDYVIPPHGEASLFITTDFIETPNQKLGNCPESIKVPDGLCHDHDGCQLGEAVTAGHGIKTGRCLKSENDTGTGTCEIYGWCPVERSQEPHVPLLGKAENFTIYIKNFIRFPKFSFSKSNILETNDDNYLKKCIYDEAAHPYCPIFRVGDIINKTGHKFQDMAKTGGTVGILINWNCDLDKGSSHCQPRYSFTRLDVSTSVSSITSGYNFRYSRYYKNADGQTYRTLFKVYGIRFDIMVNGKAGKFNIVPTLINIGAGLGLMKLGAVVCDLVLLRLTGERELYRKTKYEHVKHESKQMKKSDARSQDGAPEEVVNMELLTGQEGVTNAPQASV